TAGACGAGGACGATCCTTACGCTGGTTATGAAATTCCCGATGATCTGATGTGGTAAATCGATGACAGATAGTGACCCGGTCATTGCCCAGGTAGAACGATGGCTGCAGGACGTGGTGGTGGGCCTCAACCTGTGCCCGTTTGCGCGCAAACCCCTGCGCGCCCGGCAGATCCGTTTTGTGGTGAGCGAGGCTACCAGCGACGAGGTACTGCGTGAAGAATTACTGGATGAGTTTCAGTTACTGGATCGGACTTCTGCTGCTGAAGTTGAGACCAGCCTGCTGATTTTACCCACCCATCTCCGGGACTTTCACGATTACAATTTTTTCCTTACGGAAGCCGAATTGCTGCTCAAACGCGAGGGCTACGAAGGCATCTACCAGATTGCCAGTTTCCACCCCCACTATCAGTTTGCCAACACCGAACCGGACGACGCTGAAAACCTGACCAACCGCGCGCCCTACCCCATCCTGCATCTGTTACGGGAAGAGAGCCTCGAGCGCGGGCTGGAAAACTACGCGGATCCCGACAGCATTCCGCACAACAACATTCTGCGGGTCGAGGCGCTCACAGAGGAACAGAAACGCTTGCTGTTCCCCTACCTTTTTCTGTAACCCGATGTCTTCTGTCGTCAGGCTTCCTCGACACACCCGGCATAATTGTTTCGAAGTTCGGTAAATGCCTGGTATTGAGTGAAAAAGATCCGGCCGGAAATTTCCTGCACAAAGCCGCAGCGCTCCAGTGAATCCATAACTGGCCCCTTTACCTCGGACAGGTGCAGACAGATCCCGGCCTCCCGCAACTGGGCGTTGATGGACTCCAGGGTCTCCAGCGCGCTCCAGTCGATTTCATTGATCGCGCTGCACATCAGGATGATGTGACGCACCTGCGGATTAGTTGCCACATCACTGTAGATCCGCTCTTCCAGAAATGCGGCATTGGAGAACATCAGGCTTTCGTCCACGCGAATACTGATGATCTGCGGCAGGGTGAGTACCTTGTGCCGCTGGATATTGCGAAAATGCTCCGTCCCTTCAACCAGCCCCACCTCCGCAATGTGTGGTTTGGACGTGCGGAAAAGGAACAATATCACTGAGGCCAACACTCCGCAGGAAACCCCCACTTCCACGCCGAACAGCAGTGTTACCAGTATGGTCACCAGCACCGCAAAGAAATCACTGCGGGAAAAACGCCAGGTTTTTTTCAGAATCGAGAAATCCACCAGACTCAGCACCGCCACGATGATGGTGGCCGCCAACGTTGCCTTCGGCAGATGATAGAGAAATGGCGTGAGGAACATAGCCGAGAGGGCAATACCGATGGCTGTGAACACACTCGCCAACTGGGTCTCCGCACCGGCATCAAAATTGACGACCGAGCGCGAAAAACCGCCGGTCACCGGAAACCCACCGGAAAGGCCCGCGGCAACGTTGGCGCTGCCGAGACCGATCAATTCCTGATTCATATCAATCTTCTGGCGACGTTTGGCGGCGAGGGTCTTGCCCACAGATACCGATTCCACGTAACCGATTACAGAAATCATTACTGCGGGCCAGAACAGTTGCTCGACCAGTGCCCAGGAAAAATGCGGCAGGCCGAGCGATGGCAAGCCACTGGGAATTTCACCAACGACCTGTACCCCCTTGCTTTCAAGATCCAGGCTCGCGGCGAGAAACACCGTTGCAATAACACCCACCACCGGAGCCGCTTTAACCAGGAGGGCGGCGGTTTGACGGGACAACGAAAGCCGCTGTATCAGGTGCACCGCACCGGATCGCGCCCACACCAGAAACAGCACCACTGTCACGCCAATAACCAGGGCATAGAAATTCCACTGCGACAGGCTTTTGAGCATGGAGTGAACGAGCTCGGGCAGAGATTCACCGTGAGCGGAAATGCCAAGAAGGTGCCGCAATTGGCTAAACGCAATCAGGATCCCCGACGCAGTGATAAATCCTGAAATGACCGGGTGAGAAAGAAAGTTGGCGAAAAAACCAAGCTGCAACAGTCCCATTAACAATAGAAACCCACCGGACAACAGCGCCAGCAAGGCCGCCGCAAGCAGATAATCCGCGCTGCCCTGGACCGCCACCTGACCAAGGGCGGCAGCACTCATCAGAGACGCCACCGCCACCGGCCCCACGGACAGCGTGCGACTGGTACCGAATAGCGCATAGGCAATGAGCGGTACGATGCTTGCGTACAACCCCACTTCCGCCGGTAATCCTGCCAGCAGCGCATAGGCCAGGGACTGCGGGATCAACATTACTGTCACCACCGCAGCGGCAACCAGGTCGCGCTGTAAAGCGGCACCGGTATAGGTGCCTAACCAGCCAATAATTGGCAGGGCTCGCGTAAACTTCGTGCGGGTAC
This is a stretch of genomic DNA from Microbulbifer bruguierae. It encodes these proteins:
- a CDS encoding SulP family inorganic anion transporter, yielding MSSSTRTKFTRALPIIGWLGTYTGAALQRDLVAAAVVTVMLIPQSLAYALLAGLPAEVGLYASIVPLIAYALFGTSRTLSVGPVAVASLMSAAALGQVAVQGSADYLLAAALLALLSGGFLLLMGLLQLGFFANFLSHPVISGFITASGILIAFSQLRHLLGISAHGESLPELVHSMLKSLSQWNFYALVIGVTVVLFLVWARSGAVHLIQRLSLSRQTAALLVKAAPVVGVIATVFLAASLDLESKGVQVVGEIPSGLPSLGLPHFSWALVEQLFWPAVMISVIGYVESVSVGKTLAAKRRQKIDMNQELIGLGSANVAAGLSGGFPVTGGFSRSVVNFDAGAETQLASVFTAIGIALSAMFLTPFLYHLPKATLAATIIVAVLSLVDFSILKKTWRFSRSDFFAVLVTILVTLLFGVEVGVSCGVLASVILFLFRTSKPHIAEVGLVEGTEHFRNIQRHKVLTLPQIISIRVDESLMFSNAAFLEERIYSDVATNPQVRHIILMCSAINEIDWSALETLESINAQLREAGICLHLSEVKGPVMDSLERCGFVQEISGRIFFTQYQAFTELRNNYAGCVEEA
- a CDS encoding DUF1415 domain-containing protein is translated as MTDSDPVIAQVERWLQDVVVGLNLCPFARKPLRARQIRFVVSEATSDEVLREELLDEFQLLDRTSAAEVETSLLILPTHLRDFHDYNFFLTEAELLLKREGYEGIYQIASFHPHYQFANTEPDDAENLTNRAPYPILHLLREESLERGLENYADPDSIPHNNILRVEALTEEQKRLLFPYLFL